One region of Miscanthus floridulus cultivar M001 chromosome 19, ASM1932011v1, whole genome shotgun sequence genomic DNA includes:
- the LOC136528996 gene encoding uncharacterized protein — MPLALSFLHLPPNTAPFHSFRVHRTHHSHPHLSLRTRRASATAAAAEAENPSASADVEMVRGRDGVWTARSPTVVVLWDLDNKPPRGPPFPAATALIGAASLLGRVVSVSAFANRHAFSHLPGWVAAERRDRRDLDRAERAGVVAPSVPYSCAVCGRRFPTRPNLTRHFRQLHERERNKKLSRLRSLKGKKRQKFRERFISGNTKYEDAARELLSPKVGYGLASELRRAGVHVRTVSDKPQAADHALKRQVKHSVACGVDWVVLVSDDSDFTDTVRNARAADLRTVVVGDGCRALGKVADIWLPWDRVENGEVDEEMLRSCTFAEYREDQEDERGEQFIGDWDASDFDDVVDNIVGMRTSLLGATTISAFADEDITDGIFDSMFWSSDDEEEDGYL; from the coding sequence atgccCCTTGCCCTCTCCTTCCTCCACCTCCCGCCCAACACTGCCCCTTTCCATTCCTTCCGAGTCCATCGCACCCACCACTCCCACCCTCACCTCTCCCTCCGCACTCGGCGCGCCTCAgcgacggcggcagcggccgAAGCAGAGAACCCGTCCGCATCGGCGGACGTCGAGATGGTCCGCGGGCGGGACGGCGTTTGGACGGCGCGGTCCCCAACTGTGGTGGTCCTGTGGGACCTCGACAACAAGCCCCCGCGCGGGCCGCCGTTCCCGGCCGCCACCGCCCTCATCGGCGCTGCCTCCCTCCTCGGCCGCGTCGTCTCGGTCTCCGCCTTCGCCAACCGCCACGCCTTCTCCCACCTCCCTGGCTGGGTGGCCGCCGAGCGCCGCGACCGCCGCGACCTCGACCGCGCCGAGCGCGCGGGGGTCGTGGCCCCTTCCGTGCCCTACTCCTGCGCCGTCTGCGGCCGCCGTTTCCCCACCCGCCCCAATCTCACCCGCCACTTCCGCCAGCTTCACGAGCGCGAGCGCAACAAGAAGCTCTCCCGCCTCCGCTCCCTCAAGGGCAAGAAGCGGCAGAAGTTCCGCGAGCGGTTCATCTCCGGCAACACCAAGTACGAGGACGCCGCGCGGGAGCTCCTCAGCCCCAAGGTAGGATATGGGCTCGCCTCCGAGCTCCGACGCGCGGGCGTCCACGTCCGCACCGTCTCCGACAAGCCGCAGGCCGCGGACCACGCGCTCAAGCGTCAGGTGAAGCACTCCGTCGCCTGTGGTGTCGATTGGGTGGTGCTCGTCTCTGACGACTCGGATTTCACCGATACTGTGCGGAATGCTCGCGCTGCCGACCTGAGGACGGTCGTGGTGGGCGACGGTTGCCGTGCTCTTGGCAAGGTTGCTGACATTTGGTTGCCATGGGACCGAGTCGAGAATGGGGAGGTTGATGAGGAGATGCTGAGGAGTTGCACATTTGCAGAGTACCGAGAAGATCAGGAAGATGAGCGGGGTGAGCAGTTCATAGGGGATTGGGATGCAAGTGACTTTGATGATGTTGTTGACAATATTGTTGGAATGAGAACCAGTTTGCTCGGGGCTACGACAATATCTGCGTTTGCTGATGAGGACATTACAGATGGCATATTTGATAGCATGTTTTGGAGTAgtgatgatgaggaagaggatGGTTACTTGTGA